Proteins encoded by one window of Arachis ipaensis cultivar K30076 chromosome B04, Araip1.1, whole genome shotgun sequence:
- the LOC107637702 gene encoding dirigent protein 22-like, which yields MVNTFPKILPSFSSLVFIIMFLTVAVAVTTSAKHDSFSHELLFSTELGISQQDEKLTHLHFFFHDIVSGTNQTAVRVAAAPSSETSPTGFGSVVMMDDPLTETADRSSKIVGRAQGMYGSASQSELGLLMVMSFAFTEGEYNGSSLSVLGRNTVESAVREMPIVGGSGVFRFCRGYAQAKTHSIDEMVAVVEYDVYVFHY from the coding sequence ATGGTCAATACCTTCCCAAAAATCCTCCCTtctttttcttccctcgtcttcaTCATCATGTTCCTCACCGTTGCCGTCGCCGTCACGACAAGCGCAAAACACGACTCTTTTTCCCATGAACTACTGTTCTCCACAGAGCTCGGAATCAGCCAGCAAGATGAGAAGCTCACCCACCTGCACTTCTTCTTCCACGACATCGTCAGCGGCACCAACCAAACTGCCGTGAGAGTAGCAGCGGCTCCGTCCAGCGAAACATCGCCGACGGGGTTCGGTTCGGTGGTTATGATGGACGATCCCTTAACGGAGACGGCAGATCGAAGCTCCAAGATCGTGGGAAGAGCTCAGGGAATGTACGGTTCGGCTTCGCAGAGCGAGCTGGGGCTTCTCATGGTAATGAGTTTTGCATTTACCGAAGGGGAGTACAATGGGAGTAGTCTCAGCGTGCTTGGCCGGAACACAGTGGAGAGCGCCGTCAGGGAGATGCCAATAGTCGGCGGCAGTGGGGTGTTCCGGTTCTGCCGTGGGTACGCTCAGGCCAAGACTCATTCTATTGATGAAATGGTAGCCGTTGTTGAGTATGATGTTTATGTCTTTCATTATTAA